From Pedobacter aquae:
AGCAGATTTACCAACGCCAGGCTCTCCTATTAAAATAGGGTTATTTTTCTTACGACGAGATAAAATTTGAGAAACACGTTCAATTTCTTTCTCACGACCAACGATAGGATCTAATTTCCCATCTTCGGCCATTTTGGTTAAGTCTCTTCCAAAATTATCTAGTACTGGTGTTTTAGATTTGATATCTGAAACCTTTTTTGGTGTAGAAAAAGACTCTTCTTCTTTAAAGTCATCATCACCACCACTAGTTGCAGAATTTGTAGGATCATCTCTAAAACCACCTTTATTATTTTCTACTTCAGATTTAAATATTTCATAATTTAAATTGAACTGCGCCAATATTTGAGAAGCTATGTTATCTTCCTCTCTTAAAATGGATAATAAAAGATGCTCTGTACCTATAATATCGCTTTTAAAAATTTTAGCTTCTAGGTAGGTAATCTTCAATACCTTTTCTGCTTGCTTGGTTAGGGGAATGTTCCCTAAGTTTGCGGTAATAGCAGAAGTACCGCGTACGGCATCTTCAATAGCTCTGCGAAGCTTTGCTGTATCAACACCCAAAGATTTTAAAATCTTTATTGCTACTCCATCTCCTTCTCTGATCAAGCCCAATAGCAAATGTTCTGTGCCAATATAATCATGACCTAACCTTAAAGCCTCTTCACGGCTGTAAGAAATTACGTCTTTAACTCGGGGCGAAAATTTAGCTTCCATATAATACCTTTCTCTATAAGTGTAGAAACGTTCTAATGTATCAAATAGTTTTAGAAATGCAAGAGTAACGTTTGGTAGTTTTTATCAACAATTTAACCAATATAGTGGAAAACCGTTTAACGATAGTGAAGTTAAGAATTTTTACCTGTTTCTGACCAAAAAAACGATATTTGCCTTTCAATTGATGAAATAATGGCAGACGAGAAAATAATCTTTTCAATGGCAGGGGTAAATAAGATTTATCCGCCACAGAAACAGGTACTGAAAAATATTTACCTTTCTTTCTTTTATGGCGCTAAAATTGGCGTTATAGGGTTAAATGGTTCTGGTAAATCTTCCCTATTAAAAATTATTGCTGGCTTAGATAAATCTTACCAGGGGGAAGTGGTATTATCTCCAGGATTTTCTGTAGGATACTTAGCACAAGAACCAGAGCTAGACCCAGAGAAAACCGTGAAAGAAGTAGTTGAAGAGGGTGCAAAAGAGATTACAGACATCCTAAAAGAATATGAAGAAATAAACGAAAAATTTGGTTTACCTGAAGTTTATGAAGACGCTGATGCGATGGATAAATTGATGGCAAGGCAAGGTGTTTTGCAAGACCAAATTGACGCTGTTAACGGGTGGGAGCTGGACGCAAAACTAGAGCGAGCTATGGATGCTTTACGTTGCCCAGAACCTGACGCAAAGATTGCCACATTGTCAGGAGGAGAGAAAAGGCGTGTAGCTTTATGCCGTTTATTGATACAAGAACCTGCTGTTTTATTGCTAGATGAACCAACCAATCACTTAGATGCAGAATCTGTGGATTGGTTAGAGCAGCACTTACAAAACTACGAAGGAACTGTAATAGCGGTTACCCACGATAGGTATTTCTTAGATAATGTAGCTGGTTGGATTTTAGAATTAGACCGTGGAGAAGGCATTCCTTGGAAAGGTAATTACTCATCTTGGTTAGACCAAAAGGCTAAACGCTTAGCTCAGGAAGAAAAAACGGAGAGCAAACGCCAAAAAACATTAGAAAGAGAGTTAGAATGGGTAAGGATGGCGCCAAAAGCAAGACACGCAAAATCTAAAGCCAGACTAGGGAACTACGAAAAACTAGCATCAGAAGAAACAAAGGAAAGAGAAGATAAGCTTGAGCTATTTATCCCACCTGGACCAAGGTTGGGTAATGTAGTTATTGAAGCTAATGGTGTTACCAAAGCTTATGGAGACCGTGTGCTGTTTGAAAATTTAACCTTCTCTCTTCCGCCGGCTGGTATAGTGGGTATAATTGGACCAAATGGTGCCGGAAAAACCACTTTATTTAGGTTAATTACCGGACAAGAGACACCAGACGCTGGTACTTTTAGGGTTGGGGAGACCGTAAAATTAGGTTATGTAGATCAGATGCATCATGATTTAGACCCAGAAAAATCTGTGTGGGAGAACATTACAGGCGGACATGAGACCATGATGCTTGGAAATAAATCTACCAATTCTAGGGCTTATGTTTCTAAGTTTAACTTTAACGGAGCAGATCAACAGAAAAAAGTAGCTGTGTTATCTGGAGGAGAACGTAATAGAGCCCATTTAGCTATTACTTTAAAAGAAGGTTCTAACGTTTTATTACTAGATGAGCCTACCAACGATATAGATGTAAATACTTTGAGAGCTTTAGAAGAAGCTTTAGAGAATTTTGGAGGTTGTGCGGTAGTTATTTCTCACGATAGGTGGTTTTTAGATAGAATATGTACGCATATTTTAGCCTTCGAAGGCGATTCACAGGTTTATTTCTTTGAAGGTAATTACTCGGAATATGAAGAAAACCGTAAAAAGAGATTGGGTGATGTTGCTCCTAAAAGGATTAAATATAGAAAACTAGCTTAAGCGATTATAAAAATCACTGAAAGCCTGCTTTTAACGAAGCGGGCTTTTTTATTTTTAAAAAATAAGCGTTTTAAATGCGCTATTTATGTTTAGATGCTAATTTAAAGGGTGTTGATAAACCAGTTTATGTTAACAATTAAATAATAGTAATTTTATAAAATTATGAAAATCAATTACTTAATTTTATAGACCACAAAAATTGATGGTCAAATAAACTTTAAAAAGCATTATTATGACCTGGAAAAAATTTAGCGGCGAAGTCATCAATTCATCTATCCTAGAAGAAGTAGAAAAAACTATTGAAAGAGAGTACGAAGCAGGCAACAAGCTTAAAGTTTGTATTGGTACAGACTCTCAGGTTAAAGGTAATACCACAGACTTTGCTACCGTAATTGTATTTCTGAGAGAACAAAAAGGCGGTTTCATGTTTATCCATCAGGAAAGAAGCACCCAGAAAATGAGTATTAAAGAAAGAATGCTTACTGAGGTACAGAAATCTATTGAAACAGCCTACACCCTATGTGATTTACTTGATTTGTACGATGTAGATTTAGAGGTACATGCTGATATTAATACCAACCCACAGTTTAAATCTAATGCAGCGCTACATGAGGCTATGGGCTACATCTTAAGTATGGGCTTTGTTTTTAAGGCTAAACCAGAAGCGTTTGCAAGCTCTGCTTGTGCTAATAAAATGGTGCAGTAATTAAAACTAGCTTAAAACTTTAATCATAGATGTTTGTTTAAACATCTACATGAAAACTTATACACTAAATTTTAGTCAGAAATTACCTATTAGCTTAGCAGAAGCTTGGGATTTTTTTTCATCACCTCTTAACTTGGCAAAAATAACTCCGCCAGGTATGAATTTCATCATCACTTCTGATTATACAGAAAAGACCAAGATGTATGAAGGCATGATCATAACATATAAGGTATCGCCTTTATTGGGGATTAAAATGGATTGGATGACCGAAATTACATCTGTAAAAGAGCATCAATACTTTATAGATGAACAACGTTTTGGGCCATTTAAATTTTGGCATCACGAGCATCATTTTGAAGAAATTGATGGCGGCGTTTTAATGACAGATAAATTGATTTACGGCATTCCCTTTGGCCCTATTGGAACTATAGCAAATGCACTTATTGTTGGTAAACAAACTCGTGAGATTTTTGAGTTTAGAGAAATAGCGGTAGAAAAATTGTTTGGGAAATATGGCTAGGTTGTTAGTGTCTAGTTGGTTAGGTTGTTAGTGTCTAGTTGGTTAGGTTGTTAGTGTCTAGTTGGTTAGGTTGTTAGTTGGTTAGGTGGTTAGTGCCTAGTTGGGTAGGTGGTTAGGGCCTAGTTGGGTAGGTGGTTAGTGTCTAGTTGGTTAGTTGGTTAGGTTGTTAGTTGGTTAGGTGGTTAGTGCCTAGTTGGGTAGGTGGTTAGGGCCTAGTTGGGTAGGTGGTTAGTGTCTAGTTGGTTAGGTTGTTAGGTTGTTAGGTCCTAGTTGGGTAGGTGGTTAGCCAAATATGATGATATAGAAACAGCGACTATGAGAAATTTAGAGTCGCTGTTTGTGTTTTATATGCTTTTAGATAAGTATCTTTTGATATTTAGAACCTTGTACTACTCCTCTTCTTTCTATTTCGTTATCAATATAAGTTTGGATTTCAGATTTTTTTAAGCCCCATTTTGGTGCAATTAACATATCTAAATCTGAAATACCGAAAAGGCGTTGTATAATAATGTTTGGACGAACTAATGGTAATAACTCGCAAAGAAAATCAGTATACTCTTCCAAACTAAACAACTTAAAAGGTTCTTTTTTATATTTTACGCCCATAATAGAGCCTTCTACGATGTGTAAATGATGAAATTTAACGAAGTTTATCTGCGGGAAACGGTTTATCTCGTCGGCATATTTAAGCATCATATCCTTAGTTTCTCCGGGTAAACCAAAAATGGTGTGTACGCAAATATCTAGTTTAGAATTTTCAAGCAATTTCATGATATCTATAAACTCATCATGAGAGCAGCCGCGGTTAATTTGCGATAGGGTTTCGTTATAAATAGACTCCATTCCCATTTCTAAATCAACATCTAGCCTATCGGTATAACTTTCTAATAAAGCTATTTTTTCTGCGTCTAAACAATCGGGTCTTGTACCAACAGATAAGCCAACAACATCGGTCGTATCAACACTTAAAGCTTCGTCATACATGGTTTTTAAATAATGTGCCGGAGCGTAAGTATTGGTGTTTGGCTGAAAATAAATGATAAATTTTTCTGCCTTATAATGCTTTCTTGCTCGTTCCATCCCAAACTCTATTTGCTCTTTCATGGTAGCCATAGTTCTGGATGTTGGCGTAAAAGAATCTACATTGCAATAGGTACAGCCTCCGTAGCCTTTAGAGCCATCGCGGTTGGGGCAAGTAAAACCTCCATCAACAATAACTTTATACACACGTTTTACCTGATACTTCTCTTTTAAGTAAGCACTATAGTAATTATAATTTTTTTCGCCGAAAGCGAGAGATTTTTCCACTATTAAAAGATATTTTTGCAAAGATACGAAATGATAAAGCAATACAAATTGATGGCCAATGCTTAGAATCTATTATAAAAAAAATACCCGCCTTGCAAAAGAGACTGATGTAGAGCTTTTAAGGGAAATACCTATGGAGAGCTTGGTTTGGGTAGATTTGCAGAACCCTACAGTAGAAGAAAAAGTTACCATAGAAACTTATTTTGATATTAAATATTCATCAGAAGAAGAATCTCAGGAGATAGAAAGTTCATCACGCTTTAGCGAAATGGATAATGAAATCATCATTAACTCTAACTTCTTAGCCGTAAGGCAACATGGTTTTGATTATAGTCCGGTTTCTATTATCCTTGAAAAAGGCATTTTATTTACTTACCGTGATGATGATTTAAAAACTTTTGGAGAATCTGTAAAAAAGATAAAGGCCAATCCAACTTTATATATTAATGGTTTCCAGATACTTTCAACCATTTTAGAAACCTGTATAGACCAAGATGCAGATTTGATAGAGAATATTGCCAAAGTAATATCAGAACTAAATAAAAGCTTAAAAGCAACCAGTGAGAAAGTAGATGAAGAAGATTTATTAAAGATTTCATCGCTTCAGAACGATAATATGATGTTAAGGGAAAACATCATTGATAAGCAAAGAATGATTTCTGCTTTGATGAAATCCTCAACTTTTCCGCAAGAGTATATGGGGGTTTTAAGAATCATGATTAAAGATATCAGCTCCCTATTAGAGCATAATAAATTTGCTTTTGAACGATTAGAATATCTTCAAGATACTTTTATGGGTTTAATTAACATTGAGCAAAACCGTATCATCAAAATATTTACCGTTGCTACGGTTGCTTTTATGCCTCCTACCCTAATTGCCAGTATTTACGGTATGAATTTTAAAATTATGCCAGAACTTGATTGGGAGTATGGCTATCTATTAGCTATTACTTTAATGTTTGTTTCCTCTTTTGGCACTTTGATTTATTTTAAGAAGAAGAAGTGGCTTTAATTTTGCATGATAGTGTAAAAACTAAACATGAAAAATTTAAAGTCTGCTATAAGTGTATTTGTAATTTTTGCTTTTATACTTTCTAGTTGTGCCTATCAAACAGCTGGAAGAAGCGGTAAGGTACCTCCGGGACAAGCCAAGAAAATGACAGGTAGTAAATCTGCCAAACCTTTTGCGCCAGGGCAAAGAAAAAAATAATTTAATTTTTCTAGGATAATACAATAAGTGGTTTAAAAATTGTGTTTGTAAAAGCAACTCATACCCCAATTTATTATCTCATGAAAAATATTAGTCATTTCGTTAATTTTAAAGCCGCCAGCGCTTCTGTTTTGCAGTGGATAACGTCTATTTCTAAAGTTACAGAAGCAAAATCAGCATTTTGCGATACGCAAATAAAGCAAAACGCTAAAGAGAAACAACTTAACCTTGTTGCAGAAACAGACAGTAGTGAAGTTTATTCTAAACAGGTTAATCAAACTAATTTATTACCTGAAATTTTACAAGGTAATTTTTCTAACCAAATACACTATCCTATTTTTAATGCTCAGGAGATTTTAAAATCTGAAGATAATTTCAAACAGGTTTTAGATACTCAATTCATCATCATCAATTGTTCTTATGTAGATGAAAAAGGTATTAGATTAGATGCCTTAACTTCTAAAATTATGAATGAAGCTAAATGCCCAGTTTTATTCATTCCTGATGATGTACAAGAACCTAAACAGCTTAAAAGTATTGTTTATTGCACTGATATTAGGTTTACAGAAGTAAGATTTATGAGAGTTTTTGGACAAGTTGCGAAGCATTTAAACTGCGATTTAACCATAGCCCATGCTTCTGATAGCGGCATACCCGATTTAGATATTGAATACGGAAAGCAACTTTACCAAGACTGCTTTGCAGGCAGAGTAAGCGATTGTAAAATGAATCTCGAGAATTTAAGACGTTTAGATATTCAAAAATATCCAGACTTAATTCATGAATATTTGTTGGGCGATGTTTACAGTATGATTAACAAAAACCATTTATTAAAAGATGGAGATTATTTAGAATCAGTGGCTATTAAATTGGCAAGAATTGCTAAAAAACCAATATTGGTGATTAATAATTAAGATTTAAAACCTTTTTAGAATAGGGAGCTGATGAATATTAGCTCCCTATTTTTTTTGACCTTATCAATATCCATAAGATTATTACGAATTAAAAGCTTTGGTACATCATCAATTAGTTAAATTTGCTATGTAAAAACCTTTCAGCGTTATGCAAGAAATCTCCATTTATAAACCAAAAAATAAAATAAGATTTGTAACGGCAGCCTCACTATTTGATGGCCATGATGCTACTATCAATATCATGAGGAGGATTTTACAATCATCTGGAGCCGAGGTTATACATTTAGGGCATAACAGATCTGTTGAAGAGGTTGTAAACTGCGCTATACAGGAAGATGTGCAAGGCATCGCTTTAACATCATACCAAGGCGGGCATATAGAGTATTTTAAGTATATGTTTGATTTGCTTAAAGAAAAACAAGCAGGTCATATTAAAATTTTTGGTGGTGGCGGAGGCGTTATTTTGCAAGAGGAAATACAAGAGCTACATCAATATGGTATAGCTAAAATATTCTCTCCGGATGATGGCCGTACGATGGGTTTACAAGGCATGATAAACTATATGCTGGAGAGTTGCGATTTTAACCCGATTGACATTTATCATCCACAGTTATCAAATATAAAAAACAAAGATTTTCAAGAAATAGCTCGTTGTATAACACTTGCAGAAAATGACGCTCAAAAACATGAGGATTTTATTAAGGCCTTAAAAAATCTTAACGAAAAGGCCACACCTGTTTTAGGTATTACAGGAACAGGTGGTGCAGGAAAATCATCTTTAACAGATGAATTGGTAAGACGCTTTTTAACCTATACAGATAAGAGTTTAGCCATAATATCGGTAGATCCATCTAAAAGGAAAACCGGTGGTGCACTTTTGGGAGATCGTATCCGCATGAATGCCATAAATACGCCCAGAGTATATATGCGTTCTCTAGCCACCAGACAAGCAAATTTGGCGCTTTCTAAACATATTGAAGAGTCTATAGCTATTTGTAAAACTGCCGGTTTTGATATGATTATTGTAGAAACATCTGGCATTGGCCAATCTGATACCGCTATTACAGATTATGTGGATGTTTCTTTATATGTGATGACCCCCGAATTTGGTGCAGCAACCCAATTAGAAAAAATTGATATGCTTGACTTTGCAGATTTGGTGGCCATCAACAAATCAGACAAAAAGGGTGCACAAGATGCGATTAGAGATGTAAGAAAGCAATTTAAACGTAATCATCTGTTGTTTGAAACTCCGGATGAAGATTTACCCATCTTCACCACGATGGCATCTCAGTTTAATGACCCTGGAACCAACCAGCTATTTAAGGCCATCATCCATCAAATAGAAGCAAAAACAAGCTTAAATTTTAATATTAAAACTGATATTGCTACAGCAGATCATGAGAAAAATTATATCATCCCACCTCATAGAACCCGTTATTTAGCAGAAATAACAGAAGCAAATTTTGCTTATTCTGGTTGGGTTGTGCAGCAAGCAGGTATTGCTCAAAAGATGTATCAGGTTAAAGGAGCAGCAGATTTATCTTTACATTACAAACAAGAACAAGCTGCTGAGGCTTTAAAAGAGATTTATAATCACTTAGAAGAGCAACTAGACCCCTATTGTAAAACGCTATTAAAAGAATGGCCTCAAACACTAGAAAAATATCAGCAAGATGAATTTGTTTATCATGTTAGAGATAAAGAAATTAAACAGGCTTTAAAAACAGTTTCTTTATCGAAACTTAAAATTCCTAAAATTTCTTTGCCTAAATATGAAGCTTGGGGCGATGTTTTAAAATGGTTACTTACAGAAAATTTACCGGGCGAATTTCCTTATGCTGCGGGAGTTTTCCCTTTAAAAAGAGCAGGTGAAGATCCTACAAGAATGTTTGCTGGTGAAGGCGGACCAGAACGTACCAATAAAAGATTCCATTATGTTTCTTTAGGTCAGGATGCAAAAAGATTATCTACCGCGTTTGACTCGGTTACTTTATATGGCGAAGATCCACATATCAGACCCGATGTTTATGGCAAAATTGGAAACTCGGGTGTAAGTATTGCTACTTTAGATGATGCTAAGAAGCTCTACTCTGGCTTTAATTTGTGCGACCCTAGCACATCGGTATCCATGACGATTAACGGACCAGCGCCCATGCTTCTAGGTTTTTTTATGAATGCCGCTATTGATCAGCAATGTGAAATTTATATTAAAGAAAACGGTTTAGAAGCAGAGGTTAAAGCTAAAATACAAGCTATTTATCAAGCAAAAAAACAAGCAAGACCAGTTTACAACGGAGCTTTACCAGAAGGTAATAATGGGCTAGGCTTAATGCTTTTAGGAGTTACTGGAGATGAAGTTTTACCATCAGCTATCTATAACCAAATCAAAGAAAAAGCCATAGCAACGGTTAGAGGTACTGTACAAGCAGATATTTTAAAAGAAGACCAAGCCCAAAATACTTGTATTTTCTCTACAGAATTTGCTTTAAGGATGATGGGCGATATACAGCAATATTTCATAGACCAAAAGGTTAGGAATTTTTACTCTGTCTCTATATCTGGCTATCATATTGCTGAGGCTGGCGCAAACCCTATTACGCAATTAGCATTTACCCTAGCAAATGGTTTTACTTTTGTGGAGTATTACCTAAGTAGAGGGATGCATATTGATGATTTCGCTCCTAATTTATCTTTCTTTTTCTCTAATGGTATAGACCCAGAATATGCCGTGATAGGAAGAGTAGCCAGAAGAATTTGGGCTAAAGCTATCAAAGAGAAATATAAAGGGAATGATAGGTCTCAAAAATTAAAATATCATATTCAAACTTCCGGGAGGTCTTTACATGCCCAAGAGATAGATTTTAACGATATCAGAACTACACTACAAGCGCTTTATGCCATTTATGATAATTGCAACTCTTTACACACCAATGCTTATGACGAGGCTATTACCACACCTACCGAAGCATCTGTAAGAAGAGCTATGGCTATACAGCTCATCATCAACAAAGAATTGGGTTTAGCTAATAATGAAAATCCTTTACAAGGTGCTTTCATTATAGAAGAGCTAACCAATTTAGTGGAAGAAGCGGTATTGTTAGAATTAAACAGACTAAATGAGCGTGGTGGCGTACTAGGCGCTATGGAAACCATGTACCAAAGAAGCAAAATACAAGAAGAATCTTTACACTACGAAACGCTTAAACATAATGGAGATTTCCCCATTATTGGTGTAAATACATTTTTAAGTAAAGATGGCTCGCCTACGGTTGCACCAGGAGAAGTTATTAGAGCAACTACAGAAGAAAAAGAATATCAAATACAGGTTTTAGAAGCATTTAAGAAAAGAAATTTAGATAAAGCAAGTATAGAGCTTGAAGCTTTGAGGAAAACAGCCATCCAAAACGGCAATATATTTGAAAGCTTAATGGAGGCCACAAAATATTGCTCTTTAGGGCAATTATCACAAGCACTTTATGAAGTTGGTGGGCAATATAGAAGAAATATGTAGGTTTTCGTCCCTAACGTTAATTTAATATTAACAAATCATTAACTTTTCAATTTGATTAAGCTATTGTTATCATAATATTAATTTTGCATCGATTTTAATATTTATTTAACAATTAATTATCCATGTATTTAAAACCTGTTAATGTATTAAGTAGCTTTTTATTATTTGCAATTCTAACTTTTACCCATTTATCTCAGGCCCAAACTAAAGATACTTTAGTGTTGAAACCTAAAGCATCAATAGAAAAATGGTACGATAAACTTGCTATTAGAGGTTATGCACAATTAAGGTATAACGGATTGATAGAAAGTAACCCGAACTTAAAATGCGAACAATGTGATAGATCTTGGGGCGATGGAGGAGATTTTTTCATAAGACGAATAAGATTAATATTTTTTGGACAAATAAGTGAAAAAGTATATCTATATATTCAACCAGATTTTGCGAGTGCAACTGGCAATTCATTAAATTTTGGACAAATTAGAGATGCTTATGTTGATGTAGGTTTAGATAAAGATAATGAGTTTAGATTTAGATTTGGGCAAAGTAAAATACCTTATGGTTTTGAGAACATGCAATCTAGCCAGAACAGATTAACATTAGACCGTAACGATGCTATTAACAGCGCAGCAGCTAATGAACGTGACTTAGGTTTATTCTTTTATTGGGCACCAAAAGAAATTAGACAAAGATTTTCAACTTTAGTTAAACAAGGTTTAAAAGGCTCTGGAGATTATGGAGTTTTTGGTTTTGGCGCCTATAATGGCCAAACCGCTAACAGACCAGACCTAAACAATAAACAACATTTAATAGCTCGTTTATCTTACCCTTTTCTATTTGGCAAACAGTTTATAGAACCTGGTATACAAGCTTATACTGGCAAATATGTAATGGCAGCAGACCAATTAAGTTCTGGTGTTAAAACCAATGCCAGCAAAAACTATTTAGACCAAAGAATTGCAGCAACTTTAGTAGTTTACCCGCAACCATTTGGTGTACAAGCAGAATATAATATTGGTAAAGGACCAGAGTTTAACAAACAAACAGATTCTATTGAAGTCAAATCCTTAAACGGAGGTTATGTAATGTTTAATTATATGGCTAAAATCAACAATCAATTATTATATCCTTTTGTTAAGGCCCAATATTATGATGGAGGGAAGAAACACGAAAGAGATGCCCGTAGTTATTTAGTTAAAGAACTAGAAATTGGGGCAGAATGGGAACCTAACAAATTCTTAGAATTAGTGGTTAACTATACTTTTTCTTCCAGAAGATTTGAAGATTTTGCACTTCAAGATAACTTACAAAGAGGGAGCTTAC
This genomic window contains:
- a CDS encoding TIGR01212 family radical SAM protein (This family includes YhcC from E. coli K-12, an uncharacterized radical SAM protein.), which encodes MEKSLAFGEKNYNYYSAYLKEKYQVKRVYKVIVDGGFTCPNRDGSKGYGGCTYCNVDSFTPTSRTMATMKEQIEFGMERARKHYKAEKFIIYFQPNTNTYAPAHYLKTMYDEALSVDTTDVVGLSVGTRPDCLDAEKIALLESYTDRLDVDLEMGMESIYNETLSQINRGCSHDEFIDIMKLLENSKLDICVHTIFGLPGETKDMMLKYADEINRFPQINFVKFHHLHIVEGSIMGVKYKKEPFKLFSLEEYTDFLCELLPLVRPNIIIQRLFGISDLDMLIAPKWGLKKSEIQTYIDNEIERRGVVQGSKYQKILI
- a CDS encoding porin, with translation MYLKPVNVLSSFLLFAILTFTHLSQAQTKDTLVLKPKASIEKWYDKLAIRGYAQLRYNGLIESNPNLKCEQCDRSWGDGGDFFIRRIRLIFFGQISEKVYLYIQPDFASATGNSLNFGQIRDAYVDVGLDKDNEFRFRFGQSKIPYGFENMQSSQNRLTLDRNDAINSAAANERDLGLFFYWAPKEIRQRFSTLVKQGLKGSGDYGVFGFGAYNGQTANRPDLNNKQHLIARLSYPFLFGKQFIEPGIQAYTGKYVMAADQLSSGVKTNASKNYLDQRIAATLVVYPQPFGVQAEYNIGKGPEFNKQTDSIEVKSLNGGYVMFNYMAKINNQLLYPFVKAQYYDGGKKHERDARSYLVKELEIGAEWEPNKFLELVVNYTFSSRRFEDFALQDNLQRGSLLRIQAQVNF
- a CDS encoding methylmalonyl-CoA mutase family protein; the protein is MQEISIYKPKNKIRFVTAASLFDGHDATINIMRRILQSSGAEVIHLGHNRSVEEVVNCAIQEDVQGIALTSYQGGHIEYFKYMFDLLKEKQAGHIKIFGGGGGVILQEEIQELHQYGIAKIFSPDDGRTMGLQGMINYMLESCDFNPIDIYHPQLSNIKNKDFQEIARCITLAENDAQKHEDFIKALKNLNEKATPVLGITGTGGAGKSSLTDELVRRFLTYTDKSLAIISVDPSKRKTGGALLGDRIRMNAINTPRVYMRSLATRQANLALSKHIEESIAICKTAGFDMIIVETSGIGQSDTAITDYVDVSLYVMTPEFGAATQLEKIDMLDFADLVAINKSDKKGAQDAIRDVRKQFKRNHLLFETPDEDLPIFTTMASQFNDPGTNQLFKAIIHQIEAKTSLNFNIKTDIATADHEKNYIIPPHRTRYLAEITEANFAYSGWVVQQAGIAQKMYQVKGAADLSLHYKQEQAAEALKEIYNHLEEQLDPYCKTLLKEWPQTLEKYQQDEFVYHVRDKEIKQALKTVSLSKLKIPKISLPKYEAWGDVLKWLLTENLPGEFPYAAGVFPLKRAGEDPTRMFAGEGGPERTNKRFHYVSLGQDAKRLSTAFDSVTLYGEDPHIRPDVYGKIGNSGVSIATLDDAKKLYSGFNLCDPSTSVSMTINGPAPMLLGFFMNAAIDQQCEIYIKENGLEAEVKAKIQAIYQAKKQARPVYNGALPEGNNGLGLMLLGVTGDEVLPSAIYNQIKEKAIATVRGTVQADILKEDQAQNTCIFSTEFALRMMGDIQQYFIDQKVRNFYSVSISGYHIAEAGANPITQLAFTLANGFTFVEYYLSRGMHIDDFAPNLSFFFSNGIDPEYAVIGRVARRIWAKAIKEKYKGNDRSQKLKYHIQTSGRSLHAQEIDFNDIRTTLQALYAIYDNCNSLHTNAYDEAITTPTEASVRRAMAIQLIINKELGLANNENPLQGAFIIEELTNLVEEAVLLELNRLNERGGVLGAMETMYQRSKIQEESLHYETLKHNGDFPIIGVNTFLSKDGSPTVAPGEVIRATTEEKEYQIQVLEAFKKRNLDKASIELEALRKTAIQNGNIFESLMEATKYCSLGQLSQALYEVGGQYRRNM
- the corA gene encoding magnesium/cobalt transporter CorA, producing the protein MLRIYYKKNTRLAKETDVELLREIPMESLVWVDLQNPTVEEKVTIETYFDIKYSSEEESQEIESSSRFSEMDNEIIINSNFLAVRQHGFDYSPVSIILEKGILFTYRDDDLKTFGESVKKIKANPTLYINGFQILSTILETCIDQDADLIENIAKVISELNKSLKATSEKVDEEDLLKISSLQNDNMMLRENIIDKQRMISALMKSSTFPQEYMGVLRIMIKDISSLLEHNKFAFERLEYLQDTFMGLINIEQNRIIKIFTVATVAFMPPTLIASIYGMNFKIMPELDWEYGYLLAITLMFVSSFGTLIYFKKKKWL
- the ettA gene encoding energy-dependent translational throttle protein EttA → MADEKIIFSMAGVNKIYPPQKQVLKNIYLSFFYGAKIGVIGLNGSGKSSLLKIIAGLDKSYQGEVVLSPGFSVGYLAQEPELDPEKTVKEVVEEGAKEITDILKEYEEINEKFGLPEVYEDADAMDKLMARQGVLQDQIDAVNGWELDAKLERAMDALRCPEPDAKIATLSGGEKRRVALCRLLIQEPAVLLLDEPTNHLDAESVDWLEQHLQNYEGTVIAVTHDRYFLDNVAGWILELDRGEGIPWKGNYSSWLDQKAKRLAQEEKTESKRQKTLERELEWVRMAPKARHAKSKARLGNYEKLASEETKEREDKLELFIPPGPRLGNVVIEANGVTKAYGDRVLFENLTFSLPPAGIVGIIGPNGAGKTTLFRLITGQETPDAGTFRVGETVKLGYVDQMHHDLDPEKSVWENITGGHETMMLGNKSTNSRAYVSKFNFNGADQQKKVAVLSGGERNRAHLAITLKEGSNVLLLDEPTNDIDVNTLRALEEALENFGGCAVVISHDRWFLDRICTHILAFEGDSQVYFFEGNYSEYEENRKKRLGDVAPKRIKYRKLA
- a CDS encoding SRPBCC family protein, with amino-acid sequence MKTYTLNFSQKLPISLAEAWDFFSSPLNLAKITPPGMNFIITSDYTEKTKMYEGMIITYKVSPLLGIKMDWMTEITSVKEHQYFIDEQRFGPFKFWHHEHHFEEIDGGVLMTDKLIYGIPFGPIGTIANALIVGKQTREIFEFREIAVEKLFGKYG
- a CDS encoding ribonuclease H-like YkuK family protein, which codes for MTWKKFSGEVINSSILEEVEKTIEREYEAGNKLKVCIGTDSQVKGNTTDFATVIVFLREQKGGFMFIHQERSTQKMSIKERMLTEVQKSIETAYTLCDLLDLYDVDLEVHADINTNPQFKSNAALHEAMGYILSMGFVFKAKPEAFASSACANKMVQ